The genomic stretch TGCCGCAAATATCCGAAGCAGAATATGAGGTAATGAAGGTGCTATGGAATGATGCCCCCATCAGTACCAACGAAGTGACGGACAAACTGGTGAATACCACCAACTGGAACCCAAAGACCATTCACACACTCTTAAAAAGACTGGTCCAAAAGGGTGCTGCCACCTATCGGAAGGAAGGCCGTGTTTTCGTCTATACCCCGCTCGTGGAAAAAAAGGAATATTTAACGAAAGAAAATGATCATTTTTTAAACCGCTTCTACAACGGAAAGATATCAAGCATGGTGACCAACTATTTAAATAGTGATTATGTATCAAGCGAAGACCTGGCAGAGCTGAGAAAGCTTCTTCTGGGCGGACAAGAGGAGGAACGCTGATTATGCCCGATTCTTTTATCACACGCCTTTGTCTTAACAGCGTGGTTCTGGTCATTTTGCTTGCCGCAATCCTGCTGGTCAGAAAATTATTAAACCAACAGCTGACTGCAAGAATCCGGTACAATCTTTGGTTCCTGTTTCTGTTTGTGCTGGCTGTCCCTTTTATGCCATGCTCTTTTCTTTTTCCTGGATATGCGTTTAAGCTGCTGCGGTTTTTGGGTGGCTCCTTTTCGCCTGAGCATGCAGGTACTTTAGGGGCTGCTTATAAAACCGCGGCAGCCACCGAATATTTTCTCCAGGATTTTTCTGTTTCCGTAAGCCGTGCAGCGCATCCGGGCCTTCCTACTGTTTTAACTGGTATCTGGATCACCGGCATGGTATTAATGGCTGGTTTTCATATCCATTCCAGTAGGAAAATCAGGCAGCTGAAAAGGTCTTCTCTTCCACTTCAGAATAAGGAGATACGGGAACTATTTGCAACATGTATGGAAGAATCTGGTGTAAAAAAAGAAATACCGATTTATAGCAGCGCTTATATTTCCTCTCCTATTGCGGCCGGATTATGGAATCCTTGTATCATTGTTCCTATTAATATGCTTTCTGAGCTTTCCAAAAAGGAAATCCGGTATATTCTTCTCCATGAGCTTTTACACTGCAAACACAAGGACCTTCTAGTAAACAGGCTTATGGCTCTGGTACAGATCATTTACTGGTTCCATCCCATTGTCTGGTTTGCTTTTAAGGAAATGAGAAGCGACCGGGAGATTGCCTGCGATTCATCAGTCCTGTCCCTGCTGGATTCGGACAGCTATCTGGATTATGGAAGCACGCTGATAAATTTTGCGGAAAAGATATCCCTATTTTCCTATTCCGCCGCCAGTATCAGCGGCTCAAGGAAAGAGATAAAAAGGCGCATTCTGAACATTGCCGGTTACCGCAAAGAATCCAGGTGGCGTGTGGTGAAAGGCAGAATTCTTTTTACTGTGATTGCAGCACTGGTGCTGGGCTGTATTCCGGTATTGTCTGCAGATGCCTACACTGGTACAGAATACGACTTTACGGCTGAAAATGTAACCACTCTGGATTTATCCTCTTATTTCAAAGGATACGATGGCTGCTTTGTTCTGTATTGCTTAGATTCGGGACAGTACTGCATCTATAACCGGGAAGCCGGAACAAGAAGGGTTTCCCCGGATTCCACTTATAAGATTTACAGCGCCTTAGCCGCTCTGGAAATTGGAACCATAACGCCGGAAGCCTCCCTGCTTTCCTGGGATGGGACCAGTTACCCTTTTGAAGCCTGGAACCAGGACCAGACTCTTGATACTGCCATGAAGCGTTCGGTTAACTGGTATTTCACTTCCCTGGATGAAAAGACCGGGCTGCCTAGGTTAAGGCAATACTTAGATACCATCGGATATGGTAACAGGGACTTATCCGGTGGAATAGGGCGTTACTGGATCCAATCCTCGTTAAAGATTTCACCGGTTGAGCAGGTGGAGCTTTTAGCCCGGTTCTATCAGGATGAGCTTCCATTCCGGTCGGAAAATATAAAGGCGGTAAAAAAGTCCTTACTCCTTTCTTCTTCCAATGGTGCTTCACTATATGGGAAAACCGGGACCGGGACTGTGGAAGGGGAGAATGTAAATGGATGGTTTATCGGCTTTGTGGAGAACGGAGAGGAAACCTATGTGTTTGCGACAAATATTCAGGGTGGGGCTCAGGCGAATGGAAGTATGGCAGGAAAAATTACATTGGATATTTTAAATGATGAAGAAATTTATGTCCAATCACCATAGAAAGGCGGGCGGACAGGACGCTAACTGTAGATGCCTAACTCCTATCATCATATCACATCAAAGATAATTTTTTTTATGATTCATGAAGATGGATTCGCAGCCCAAGATGGGATTTTATCAATTCGATCATAGACGAAGATTTTGGGTACGCAATTGATATTTGATCATGCAAGCCATTTTTTAAACGGATGCCATCTTTCACAAGAATATCACGGCGGTTCACAAGCTGTGACAGCGTCCAATGGCTATCCTCAGGCTTTGCGTCAGGCAGAGTATTTAACTGGTTTATCAAAACCGTAGCAACAGCATACGCATCGTATTCATCATTTTTCTGAAATGTTGGCGCACTTTTACGCTGGTCATAGGCTAACGCCGGGTTAATATCCTTAACCGCATAACCTTTTTCTATCAGCCATACTGCAAGGCTTCTGCCATGAGAATAGGCATTTTCCAAACTATAAATAGGGGATATCCCCAATCCATTTGCCTTTTTATTATATTGAACTCACTGGGTTTATTTTCAATCGTAATAACGTCTAACTTTTCATTCCAGCAATTCACCAAAAAGCTGTATGGGATTCCTTGTGCAAATCCATACAAACATAAAGGTAATTCTCTCTTCTTTGCATAGCACTCTCCTCTTTTTTCTTATCTTCCACCTAAAAACCAGCGTACCGGTAATTCTCTTAAATGAAGTTGAAAAAGAACTGTTCCAATGTTTTTCAGATGCCCATGGTAACATGAGCCGGATTGCCACTGCTGACGGGTTTGTTGATGGATTCTGTTTGGGAATGAGGATTGCCATCGAAGTCATGCAGAAGCGATATTAGGAGAACAAGCCCAAAATCCAAAAGATTGAGGGCTTGTTTTTCATGATGCTATACAGAATATTTTGCTTTTTGTTCGTTTAAGAAGTCTTTCCAATTGTTAAACAGTCGTTCTATATTAGCCTCCACAGTGCCAAGCAAAGGTTGAGCAGAGGGCTTATATCTAACAAAACTATCTATTGATTTTGGAAAGTCAAAATCATCATAAATGAATTCGACTACTTTTAATGGATCTTCGTAACATTCTTTATGTTCAAACACCCAATTTAGTACGGCATACATTATTTTGTCATTTGTTGCACTTTTTTTATCTTCCGACTCAATGTTTGCTAAATCATCAATATAGGGATGAATAGAATGCGGATACATCGCCTCTTCTGGTGATAAGCACACCAAATCAAGAACTGCCTGAGGGTAATTTTCGTTATTTTCAAGTTCAATCATAGCGTGTTCAACAGTAGCCTGATGCGATAAAAAGCCATTTTCAACTGCAAACAGAACATCATGCCAATTTAAGTTAATAAGTTTTGAGATATATGGATATGGCATTGAGATCCGTAATGAATTCATTGGCAAACCACTTTCAATGGCTAATTTATCCAATTGTGCATTAGTTATTTTGCTAATTTGATATTCCATTAATAATGCCTCCTGGTTTAAATAGTTGATGGGAAACTGTCCCATTGGGTTCAATGATATACTCAAATATACCTGTTTTACCGTTAAGCCCACCCTCAACTTGTAACAATGTTCGCTGAATACTATCTCCACCTGTAATGTTAAAGGTTTTTCCAGCAGCAAGTTGACTCTCTGACAAATAGCTTGCAGATGTATGATATACGTCTGTCTTGGTCAATGCTGTCCCCATTCGCTCCGCATTCACTATCTTACTCGCAACATCAGAAGGGTTCATTACTTTTCCAGCGCCCTCGACAGCTCTCATTTGTTGTGACTGCAGTAACTGCCGAGCCTGCTCAAAACCAGTTGCTCCAGAAGGCCCCACAGTTGCTGCACCAAATCCAAGACCTGACGTAACTGCACCAGTTGATGCAAGAGCACTGCCAGTAACACCATATGCAAGGCCAGCTCCTCCAGTTAGACCGACCGTACTTCCGATTGCAGCACCTTGAACTATTGCTTCCCAGGATAATTTGCCCTGAATGGCCGATGATATTCCGCCTGCAATCGCTCCAGCCGCGAAACCAACTAGCCCTGCAACAACCAAGAAAGGATGTGCAATATGCCCGGTTGGATCAGAGTAAAATACTGGATTGTTGTGACAATAAGTATACAGGTTAAGTGATAATGGGTCAAACACTTCTTGCTTATTTGGTAATTGATTTTTAACACATGCTCAAAACCAGTTGCTCCAGCAGGCCCCACGGTTAATCCAAGACCTGACGCAACTGCAAAAAGAAGGATTATCCTTAAAGGACCCTGTTCCTTTTTCTGTTGTAGTGGGTAAATATTGAATTTCACTTTCATCATCTACAAAATATTCGCAAAAGATCATATTTGCTCTACCACCTATATTGAGTAAAACTCCAGCCATGTATTTCCTCCAATCTTTTATTTCTTTTCAATCCACTGTTTCATGGCCTGATGAAGTCCCGTACTTGCCAGACCGCTTATCATTCCGCTTAGCATAATCTGTGGTGTGACAGCCCAGTTATTTAACCATGAGGATAAAATAATACCTAGACAAGCACAAATAGTTGGGATATATTTATTATCTACATCTTTAATCCAGTTCTTTAAGACATACCCGAAACATAAAGATATTCCTAAAACCACTATTAAAAAATTCCATAATATAAACTCCTTTTATTTTAAAAGAAAAGTCGAATTTTATAACAACTTAATTTGAATTCTATTTGTGAATGAGGATTGCCATCGAGGTCATTGAAAAACAATACTAGACTAACAGCAAAAAAGCCCATAGCATTGGGCTTTTTGTGCTGTTTCTTGTTGCTCAATTACTAATCTTGACTAAAAGAAAAGTTTGAGACAGTCATAAAATCTGTCTCAAGACAAGGCAAAATTTTCTCTAAATACCAATTGAAATCAGTAATATTGCTTTGTAATTTTTTTCTGTTAATTGTAAGGCTAAACGATAATTGATAGTTCGTATAGATTAATAAAATAACACCTATGTCGGTATTTCCCCATGTTAGCCCTACGCCTATTATTTCGCCAGCCTGTTCTTTTTGCTCTACTATTTCAGCAAAAGCATCCTTGTTTATTTGGTTTTCTTGCCAGTCAAAATCATCATCATCCCCTAGTGGTAGATAATAAATTTTGTTATTCTTTTCTAAGTACCAACCGTTATTTAAAAGACTATTAATTATTTTTATAGAAGATAAAGATTGATTACATCTATTGGCAAGTGTAATACTTAACGAAGCTGATATGGACATTAATGCACCTCCAAATTTATTTGAGAATTTCTGTAAACGGTATTCCTTTTTTAGTTAACCAGTCTTTGATTGTTTGTGGTATGGAGGTATTCGAGAACAGTTCATAAGTAGCACCATTATCGATAGCAATTTTAAGTCTATCTCCCATGTCACTTTTGAATTTAAGTACATTATTAGGATTGCTTTCTAACATATTCCAATATTGTCCTGATTTAGCTTCCCACCATCTATTTCCAAGGCCGCCGTCAAAATCTCGTCCACCTATACTAAATGAACCATAACCACCTATCTTTTTCGTTAAAAAGTCTTCAAAGTCTTTTCCAATAAGCCCTTTTGCAGTCCCAGCGCCCTCAATAGCTCTCATTTGTTGTGACTGCAATAATTGTCGAGCCTGCTCAAAACCAGTTGCTACACCAAATCCAAGACCTGACGCAACTGCACCAGTTGATGCAAGAGCACTGCCAGTAACACCATATGCAAGGCCCGCTCCTCCGGTTAGACCGACCGTACTTCCGATTGCAGCACCTTGAACTGTTGCTTCCAAGGAAAATTTACCCTGAATGGCCGATGATATTCCCCCTGCAATCGCTCCAGCTGCTAAACCGGCTAGTCCTGCAAGAACCAAAAATGGAAGATGTCCAGTTGGATCATTATATACAATCGGATTATTGTGACAATAAGTATACTTATTCAGACTGAGTGGGTCTGTAATCTCTTGATCATTCGGCATCTTCCTTGTCGTTTTTTCAATACTGTCCTCAGCGAGGAATCGGCCTGTCGAAGATCTATAATCTCTGGCACGAAGATAATATGTACTACTGCTTAGATCGAAATACTCCCCACAATATCGGAAAGGATTCTCATCCTCCTTATCGGGGGTTCTCTCAACTCCAAAAGCATCATACTCATATAAGGCTTTGCACGTTCCGCTTTGACTCCAAAGCTGGGTTACATCCCCATGCTCATTCAATATATAGTAGTATACCACACGATCGATTTCTCTGGCAATCAAATTGATTCCTCTTATATAGGTTTTAATCTTTTCGCCGTCAGTCTGTTCCGCTACGATATCGCTTCTATCCCAGCAATACAAATTCGTTTTCCCCTGGCTTTCGTTCAGTTTCCTTACCAGGGTGCTGTGGCGCAGGCCATCTCCACGGTACTGATATAGAATCTCTTTCTCATCCTGATTGATCAGACTCAGTTGGTTGAATCCATTATAATGTCTCCACTCATAAACAGTCGGAGTCTCTAATTGGTAATAACCCGATAACTTGACATTTCCCGGATAATCTGGCGTAGGAGATGTTTTTTCCCAAATCCGGAAGATTTCATTCCCATTATCATCATAACGGTATCGATACGTTTCCGTTGTTTTCCCTTGCTTTTTTGTTTCTTTTTCCAGCCGATTGTTCAAACCATACTCATAATTGGTAACACTGACCAGTTCATCCTTTGTTCTTCCTTCCACCATCATTTTCACACGGTTGGAATAGACATCATAGGTATAAAATGTCCGCTTCCAGTCGGAATAATCTTCTTCAGTCAGACGACCCAGTCGGTCATATTGATAGGATATGGCGACTGGAGCAGAACCGGCTTTGTTAATCTTGTTTAGAATGTTCCCATCCACATCATAGCCGTATTCCCATGCAGAAATCACGGTTCCCTGCCGTTTATTCTCTAGAGATATAACCCTGTTGCCATCATTATACTGATAGATGGTTTCCATACCGGACTGCGGATAGCGGAGGGTTTTACGGTTGCCCTTTTCATCGTATTCGTACTCGGCCAGTATCACCCCGGCAGCATTGTTTTTTCTTACCTGCTTCAATCGGTATAAATCATCATACGCGTAATACAGACTGAGATCCGCGCTTGCATTTCCTTCACGGGTTAGTTGAAAGGACTGGCGGTTTCCATATATATCATAAGTATATTCTTTCTTTATATTTCCTGGATCGTCCTGGCGGATCAGCTGTCCTTTAGGATTGTAGCGGTACTTCGCCTCCAATAAGACAGTTTGTTTTCCTCCCACGGATTCCCGGCTGACTTCTCGAATCCGCTTGCCATTCTTTCCATAGGCGTACTCCCGCTCACTGACTGCCATTCCATCAGGAGTTTTCTTTTGCACGGTTTCTTTTATCAGACGGCCCAGAGCATCATGCTGATAAACGGTCTGATCCTTGTTCCTGTCCGTTTTTTTCTGCAGTCTTCCGACTTTGTCATACTCATAGTATTCCTTACAGCCTCGGGCATCCGTCATTGCCGTGACATTTCCAAAGCAGTCATAGATGTATTTTGTCACCTCCCGCCCTTCGCCGGATGGGGTGTCCCCGGTTCTCCTCAGAATGACCTGATTCATCGCATCATACCGGCAGGTGGTCTTAATCCAGTTGCCGGGGCTTAAGTACTGGTAGGTATCAGTCAAACGGTTCCTGGCATCATACACATACTGAGTCTCCTGCCAGGCATCCTTTTGAGCTTTCTTTTCCCATATGATATTACCGGCTCCATCATAGTAATATTTTACAGTCTGACTGCGGTTATCAAACGGCGCTATGGTTTTAACCAGACGGCCTGCTTTATCGTATTGGAATTCGGTCTTCTTTCCAGCTTCATCCCATTGGAACCGTTTATTGCCTAATGCATCATATTGAATGCTGGTAATTCTATTTTGACCGAAGTCTGTCCGTATGGATTTTACTACACGACCTGCATAATCGTACTCAAAGCGTTCTGTTTTGTTCCTGGCATCAATTTTACTGATATTGTTTCCTGCATTGTCATATTCGTAGGTAAACAACCTTTCTCCGGCTAAAAATTCCTTCCTGACCTGGTCTTTTTGGTCTTTATAACATTCTGTCACGATATCCGGAGAGGAAGCGTCTCCTATGACTTTTTTTACCTCGCGGTGGTACTTCATCTTACTGCTATCCCGCGGATCGGTAAATACCTCATTGTATTCATACGTTTCTTCATAGCCCACCTGGGGAATCCTGCGAGACAGTACCCGGCCAAAAGAATCGTAAGTATAACGCTCGGTCTTTCTTATATTAGCCGGTGCTGTGCCGTTACCATCATATGTAATCGCTTCTGTAAGCTCTCCCCATGAATTATATCGGAAATCCTGGAGCACTACATCACCGGAGGCCGGTTCCTTGGATACGGCCAGGCAAACCTGCTGAATCTGTCCAAAGGGGGTGTATTGAATCCGCTTTTTCTGGTGGTTTCCATCGGTTGTCGTGATATAGTTTAAGTTGTCATTATAATCGGTTTCATTTACTGTCTGCTTACCGTCTATCGGAGGGAGCTTCTCTTCAACCATCCGTCCCAGCTGGTCATAGCAGTAGGTAGTTACCTGATTCCTGGAATCTTTTTTGTAAATGAGCCGTCCCCAATTGTCATATTGGAATTCTTCCTTGATTGGATCGTAGAGCTTGCCGTCTGCATCGCGGATGTCGGTCTGTTCTTTTGATATAGCCTTATGTGTATATCTGCTGGAAGTACTGGCGGGAGAGCTGTATTTATAAATGGTTTCCGCATACTCACCGGACTGTTCCAGGTTCCCACTGTCTGCCAGGAAATATTTTCTTTCGTTGGTCACACAATAGGGATTTATTACATTATCCTTATAATCATATTCTGTCTTTTCTTTTAAGACTCCATTTTCATAGACCTTATGATATTTTATTACCCTATTTCCCAAATCCTTATGAAGTTTATTTTTTTCTATGATCTGGTCAGTGCCGTCTATTCTTTCTGTTTTAAGAATAGTACTGTAGTCTCCATACTCTGTAATGATTTCCTGATCACTGGAAGGGTCATCCATATAGGTTTCCTTATGCTTAATGACATTTGCTTTTTTATCTTCGGAATATTCCCAAGTGGTTTCCTTTTGCAGAAATTTTGATTGATCGTTTCTGTCAAATATCTTGTCAGTGGCTAACACGATTAGCTTATTGCTATATGTATAATCGCTCGTTGATATAAGGGATTCCTGATGCCGGATTTCCTTTTTCTTTAGTTGTCCTTCCGAATTAAACTGATGGGTTTCCTCAATGTCCTGGTGATTTGTTACTTCTGCAAATTTAATATACTTGCCTTTGCTGCTATCGACTCCGGAATCAAGCGTGTATTTATATTCTCCTCGGTTGTATTCGGCTCCATTAAAGATATCAACTTTCATTGTCAAAACAAAATGGGTGATTATTCCACCGGCTTCACTTTCAATACCAATTTTCCTGCCATATGTAAACTGCGTGGATGCATGATTTGGGTATGTGACACTCTTTAGTAGCAAATATTTACGCGGCATATTTGCGGTAGTGTTTCCTGCCACCTCCTTGGAGGCATAACTCATACTGCCACTGAACTCTTCCTGATTATAGTAGTTATAATTGGTCTTACGTCCCTCAGGATCTGTGACTGCGGTGAGCTTAAGCGGCTGTGCCTGATCGATATGGTAGGAAAGTTCGCATGCTTTTCCAGCCGTACTTTCCGGCAATTTCCAGATAAGTCCATCATCGGTCTTCTCCAGGTTGATTGAACGCCCCCAGGTGTCCACAATCTTCATACCGCCGTAACTCCTTAGATCGTAGAAAATAGTATTTCCAAACTTATCCTGCCGAGCGGTTAGTGTAAACTTTTGCGGCAACAGCCCATTTCGATCGTCAACAGTTTCACATAAATTTTTAAAATAGTCCTTGTTTCCATTCTTGTATTCAATGATGATATCATAACTTTTTGCAATATTGGCATAGGGGTGTTTAATGGTTCCTGAGCTGGTAAGGATACTGACATCTTTTAGGCCATAACCAAGAAATCTGTCTGAAGATCGGCTTATTTTTAAACTTCTACCGTCTTCCAGATGCAGAACATAATCAAAACCGGGAGTTCCCATTAAAGTTGAAATTGGAGGATCATAAGATATTATCAGTTTAGAACATTTAAGATACGGCACAGTCTCAATGGACGGCAGGAT from Lacrimispora sphenoides JCM 1415 encodes the following:
- a CDS encoding BlaR1 family beta-lactam sensor/signal transducer: MPDSFITRLCLNSVVLVILLAAILLVRKLLNQQLTARIRYNLWFLFLFVLAVPFMPCSFLFPGYAFKLLRFLGGSFSPEHAGTLGAAYKTAAATEYFLQDFSVSVSRAAHPGLPTVLTGIWITGMVLMAGFHIHSSRKIRQLKRSSLPLQNKEIRELFATCMEESGVKKEIPIYSSAYISSPIAAGLWNPCIIVPINMLSELSKKEIRYILLHELLHCKHKDLLVNRLMALVQIIYWFHPIVWFAFKEMRSDREIACDSSVLSLLDSDSYLDYGSTLINFAEKISLFSYSAASISGSRKEIKRRILNIAGYRKESRWRVVKGRILFTVIAALVLGCIPVLSADAYTGTEYDFTAENVTTLDLSSYFKGYDGCFVLYCLDSGQYCIYNREAGTRRVSPDSTYKIYSALAALEIGTITPEASLLSWDGTSYPFEAWNQDQTLDTAMKRSVNWYFTSLDEKTGLPRLRQYLDTIGYGNRDLSGGIGRYWIQSSLKISPVEQVELLARFYQDELPFRSENIKAVKKSLLLSSSNGASLYGKTGTGTVEGENVNGWFIGFVENGEETYVFATNIQGGAQANGSMAGKITLDILNDEEIYVQSP
- a CDS encoding DUF2247 family protein, with the translated sequence MEYQISKITNAQLDKLAIESGLPMNSLRISMPYPYISKLINLNWHDVLFAVENGFLSHQATVEHAMIELENNENYPQAVLDLVCLSPEEAMYPHSIHPYIDDLANIESEDKKSATNDKIMYAVLNWVFEHKECYEDPLKVVEFIYDDFDFPKSIDSFVRYKPSAQPLLGTVEANIERLFNNWKDFLNEQKAKYSV
- a CDS encoding RHS repeat domain-containing protein, whose translation is MNDNKNIEDYIDKNEWEETDTKAAEDVSGGVENEAKGRETLFSRAALPAEEEEFSDIKEYPESPFTYFETNQVNVKLNTGTVQYETTDFVLPGRDGFDVSIARRYDSGCANLVDMDPYVKSEKLKTGSKDNSFYTSTYGLGYGWSFILPSIETVPYLKCSKLIISYDPPISTLMGTPGFDYVLHLEDGRSLKISRSSDRFLGYGLKDVSILTSSGTIKHPYANIAKSYDIIIEYKNGNKDYFKNLCETVDDRNGLLPQKFTLTARQDKFGNTIFYDLRSYGGMKIVDTWGRSINLEKTDDGLIWKLPESTAGKACELSYHIDQAQPLKLTAVTDPEGRKTNYNYYNQEEFSGSMSYASKEVAGNTTANMPRKYLLLKSVTYPNHASTQFTYGRKIGIESEAGGIITHFVLTMKVDIFNGAEYNRGEYKYTLDSGVDSSKGKYIKFAEVTNHQDIEETHQFNSEGQLKKKEIRHQESLISTSDYTYSNKLIVLATDKIFDRNDQSKFLQKETTWEYSEDKKANVIKHKETYMDDPSSDQEIITEYGDYSTILKTERIDGTDQIIEKNKLHKDLGNRVIKYHKVYENGVLKEKTEYDYKDNVINPYCVTNERKYFLADSGNLEQSGEYAETIYKYSSPASTSSRYTHKAISKEQTDIRDADGKLYDPIKEEFQYDNWGRLIYKKDSRNQVTTYCYDQLGRMVEEKLPPIDGKQTVNETDYNDNLNYITTTDGNHQKKRIQYTPFGQIQQVCLAVSKEPASGDVVLQDFRYNSWGELTEAITYDGNGTAPANIRKTERYTYDSFGRVLSRRIPQVGYEETYEYNEVFTDPRDSSKMKYHREVKKVIGDASSPDIVTECYKDQKDQVRKEFLAGERLFTYEYDNAGNNISKIDARNKTERFEYDYAGRVVKSIRTDFGQNRITSIQYDALGNKRFQWDEAGKKTEFQYDKAGRLVKTIAPFDNRSQTVKYYYDGAGNIIWEKKAQKDAWQETQYVYDARNRLTDTYQYLSPGNWIKTTCRYDAMNQVILRRTGDTPSGEGREVTKYIYDCFGNVTAMTDARGCKEYYEYDKVGRLQKKTDRNKDQTVYQHDALGRLIKETVQKKTPDGMAVSEREYAYGKNGKRIREVSRESVGGKQTVLLEAKYRYNPKGQLIRQDDPGNIKKEYTYDIYGNRQSFQLTREGNASADLSLYYAYDDLYRLKQVRKNNAAGVILAEYEYDEKGNRKTLRYPQSGMETIYQYNDGNRVISLENKRQGTVISAWEYGYDVDGNILNKINKAGSAPVAISYQYDRLGRLTEEDYSDWKRTFYTYDVYSNRVKMMVEGRTKDELVSVTNYEYGLNNRLEKETKKQGKTTETYRYRYDDNGNEIFRIWEKTSPTPDYPGNVKLSGYYQLETPTVYEWRHYNGFNQLSLINQDEKEILYQYRGDGLRHSTLVRKLNESQGKTNLYCWDRSDIVAEQTDGEKIKTYIRGINLIAREIDRVVYYYILNEHGDVTQLWSQSGTCKALYEYDAFGVERTPDKEDENPFRYCGEYFDLSSSTYYLRARDYRSSTGRFLAEDSIEKTTRKMPNDQEITDPLSLNKYTYCHNNPIVYNDPTGHLPFLVLAGLAGLAAGAIAGGISSAIQGKFSLEATVQGAAIGSTVGLTGGAGLAYGVTGSALASTGAVASGLGFGVATGFEQARQLLQSQQMRAIEGAGTAKGLIGKDFEDFLTKKIGGYGSFSIGGRDFDGGLGNRWWEAKSGQYWNMLESNPNNVLKFKSDMGDRLKIAIDNGATYELFSNTSIPQTIKDWLTKKGIPFTEILK
- a CDS encoding BlaI/MecI/CopY family transcriptional regulator codes for the protein MNQLPQISEAEYEVMKVLWNDAPISTNEVTDKLVNTTNWNPKTIHTLLKRLVQKGAATYRKEGRVFVYTPLVEKKEYLTKENDHFLNRFYNGKISSMVTNYLNSDYVSSEDLAELRKLLLGGQEEER
- a CDS encoding phage holin family protein translates to MVLGISLCFGYVLKNWIKDVDNKYIPTICACLGIILSSWLNNWAVTPQIMLSGMISGLASTGLHQAMKQWIEKK
- a CDS encoding IS110 family transposase, which codes for MENAYSHGRSLAVWLIEKGYAVKDINPALAYDQRKSAPTFQKNDEYDAYAVATVLINQLNTLPDAKPEDSHWTLSQLVNRRDILVKDGIRLKNGLHDQISIAYPKSSSMIELIKSHLGLRIHLHES
- a CDS encoding DUF6809 family protein, whose amino-acid sequence is MGFLVQIHTNIKVILSSLHSTLLFFLIFHLKTSVPVILLNEVEKELFQCFSDAHGNMSRIATADGFVDGFCLGMRIAIEVMQKRY